A part of Hydrogenobacter sp. T-8 genomic DNA contains:
- a CDS encoding ribonuclease HII: MTEYEKPHWEKGLLVAGVDEAGRGPLAGPLVACAVILPPFTEPFIDKDSKAMSAREREEAYELVKAKALAIGTAVVDSTLIDRLGILKANLLAFRRALEDLKHKFHVVISDYLPVEGYECIPLVKGDEKSLSCACASIVAKVLRDRIMEHYHKLYPQYNFSKHKGYATREHIKAIRLYRESPIHRKSFSPIRQFSLFED, from the coding sequence ATGACAGAATACGAAAAGCCCCACTGGGAAAAGGGTCTTTTGGTGGCGGGTGTTGACGAAGCGGGTAGAGGTCCTTTGGCTGGACCTCTTGTTGCCTGTGCGGTTATACTTCCACCCTTTACAGAACCTTTTATAGACAAGGACTCAAAGGCTATGAGTGCAAGGGAGAGGGAGGAGGCTTATGAGCTTGTAAAGGCAAAAGCACTTGCCATAGGCACTGCGGTGGTGGATTCTACTCTTATAGATAGGCTTGGTATTCTGAAGGCAAATCTGCTTGCCTTTAGAAGGGCTTTGGAAGACCTAAAGCACAAGTTTCATGTGGTTATAAGCGACTACCTGCCTGTGGAAGGTTATGAATGTATTCCTCTTGTGAAGGGTGATGAAAAAAGCCTTAGCTGTGCCTGTGCCAGCATTGTGGCAAAGGTTCTCAGAGACAGAATAATGGAGCATTACCACAAACTCTATCCTCAGTATAACTTCTCAAAACATAAGGGCTATGCAACAAGGGAGCATATAAAAGCTATAAGACTTTATAGAGAAAGTCCAATACACAGGAAGAGCTTTTCTCCGATAAGACAGTTCAGCCTTTTTGAAGATTAA
- the rsmH gene encoding 16S rRNA (cytosine(1402)-N(4))-methyltransferase RsmH, translating into MHVPVLLEESTDLLLGNGGKLYVDCTIGLGGHTRRILEKNSQAFVIGIDRDPYALEMAQENLKDFEGRYSLYHANFSDLDQVLKMEGLLQVDGFLFDLGVSMLQLKSPRGFSFQRDEPLDMRMNPEDRLSAYQVVNNYSERDLERIFREYGEEPYAKRIARAIVLARAKKPIETTLELVEIITSVLPYKGGRIHPATRVFQAIRIEVNEELKSLEIALRKTLDFLRSGGRVVVISFHSLEDRIVKNFIKTHLKPLTKKPITPTMEEVKKNPASRSAKLRAGEKP; encoded by the coding sequence ATGCATGTTCCCGTTCTTCTTGAAGAGTCCACAGACTTGCTTTTAGGCAATGGTGGAAAACTCTATGTAGATTGCACCATAGGTCTTGGTGGACATACGCGTAGGATATTAGAGAAAAACTCACAAGCCTTTGTAATAGGTATAGACAGAGACCCTTATGCACTTGAGATGGCACAGGAAAACCTCAAAGACTTTGAAGGTAGATATAGCCTGTATCATGCAAACTTTTCAGACCTTGACCAAGTCCTCAAAATGGAAGGACTTTTGCAGGTGGACGGTTTTCTCTTTGACCTTGGTGTCTCTATGCTACAGTTAAAGAGTCCAAGAGGCTTTTCCTTTCAAAGGGACGAGCCATTGGATATGAGGATGAACCCAGAGGACAGATTGAGTGCTTACCAAGTGGTTAACAACTACTCTGAAAGAGATTTGGAGAGAATATTCAGGGAATACGGAGAAGAGCCTTATGCAAAAAGGATAGCGAGGGCGATAGTGTTGGCGAGGGCAAAAAAACCTATAGAAACTACCCTTGAGCTTGTGGAGATAATAACTTCGGTCTTACCTTACAAGGGTGGAAGGATACATCCTGCCACGAGGGTCTTTCAGGCTATAAGGATAGAAGTTAATGAGGAGCTAAAGAGCCTTGAGATAGCCTTGCGGAAAACCCTTGACTTTCTTAGGTCCGGCGGTAGGGTGGTAGTTATATCCTTTCACTCTCTCGAAGACAGGATAGTAAAAAACTTTATAAAAACACACCTTAAACCCTTGACAAAAAAACCGATAACACCTACTATGGAAGAAGTGAAGAAAAATCCTGCAAGTAGGAGTGCAAAGTTGAGGGCAGGAGAAAAGCCATGA
- a CDS encoding thioredoxin family protein, which translates to MKRLVSLIALLILLSCQQKQSTGKGEIKDIVPKHEYAMLIVESESCIYCKQLRKDLQSEILAREIRGMDVFSVLYESNARVRYILKGQEHVSTEEELARSLKVNSFPQLFFYDREGNIVLHLPGYQPPKTLACSIRFVKEGRYKDTQYMDYLKAERCI; encoded by the coding sequence ATGAAGAGGTTAGTTTCTTTGATAGCCCTCCTAATTTTGCTTTCATGCCAGCAAAAGCAGTCCACAGGAAAGGGAGAGATAAAGGACATAGTGCCAAAGCATGAGTATGCCATGTTGATAGTGGAGAGCGAGAGCTGTATATACTGCAAACAGCTCAGGAAAGACCTTCAAAGTGAAATACTCGCACGAGAGATAAGGGGAATGGATGTATTCAGTGTGCTTTATGAAAGCAACGCAAGGGTCAGATACATACTAAAGGGACAGGAACATGTAAGCACCGAAGAGGAGCTTGCAAGATCGCTCAAGGTCAACTCTTTTCCTCAGCTTTTCTTCTACGACAGAGAAGGCAACATAGTGCTTCATCTGCCGGGCTATCAACCACCCAAAACCCTCGCCTGTAGTATAAGGTTTGTAAAAGAGGGAAGATACAAGGACACACAGTATATGGATTACCTAAAGGCAGAAAGATGCATATAA
- the ispD gene encoding 2-C-methyl-D-erythritol 4-phosphate cytidylyltransferase produces the protein MISLILLSAGEGRRFGRKKQFEKLFGKPLFMHSLERLIGKFDETILVLPPEDINLSIPAGVVKVPGGKERQDSVFNALLEAKGDLVVVHDCARPFASLELFLRVCDLGEFEGKIPALPVRDTIKRVAHGMVVETVDRTNLWLSQTPQAFRKRTLLECHFKARNEGFYATDDAQLLERYGYKVGVLLGEPTNIKITYPEDLPLAEAIGRLLGYS, from the coding sequence ATGATAAGCCTTATTCTTCTCTCCGCAGGTGAGGGAAGACGCTTTGGCAGGAAAAAGCAGTTTGAAAAGCTCTTTGGAAAGCCTCTTTTTATGCATTCTTTGGAAAGACTTATTGGTAAGTTTGATGAGACCATTCTTGTTTTGCCTCCTGAAGATATAAATCTTAGCATTCCCGCTGGAGTGGTTAAAGTCCCTGGCGGAAAGGAGAGGCAAGATTCTGTCTTTAATGCACTTCTTGAAGCCAAGGGAGACCTTGTAGTAGTGCATGACTGTGCAAGACCCTTTGCAAGCCTTGAACTTTTTTTAAGGGTTTGTGACCTTGGAGAGTTTGAGGGAAAAATTCCTGCCCTGCCCGTGAGAGACACAATAAAGAGGGTAGCCCATGGCATGGTGGTGGAAACAGTAGACAGGACAAACCTGTGGCTCTCTCAGACCCCTCAAGCCTTTAGGAAAAGAACCTTGCTTGAATGCCATTTCAAGGCAAGGAATGAAGGTTTTTATGCCACCGATGACGCTCAACTCCTTGAAAGATATGGCTACAAGGTTGGCGTGCTTTTAGGAGAGCCGACGAACATAAAGATTACCTATCCGGAGGACTTGCCCCTTGCGGAGGCAATAGGCAGGCTCTTAGGATACAGCTAA
- the rplS gene encoding 50S ribosomal protein L19: MSLLQKIEELYLPKKQYPAFKVGDTVKVHYKIVEGEKERIQPFEGVVIRIKGGGIGKTFTVRKESYGVGIERTFPFYSPNIEKVEVVKYGKVRRSRLYFLRKYKGKEAMGKIREIKPWELKKKA, translated from the coding sequence ATGAGCTTGCTTCAGAAAATTGAGGAGTTATATCTTCCAAAAAAGCAATACCCAGCCTTTAAGGTAGGCGATACGGTAAAGGTTCACTACAAAATAGTGGAAGGAGAAAAAGAAAGAATACAGCCCTTTGAGGGTGTGGTTATAAGGATAAAGGGTGGTGGCATAGGTAAGACCTTTACTGTAAGGAAAGAGTCCTATGGTGTGGGTATAGAAAGGACATTTCCCTTTTACAGCCCAAACATAGAAAAGGTTGAGGTGGTCAAATATGGAAAGGTCAGGAGGTCAAGGCTTTACTTCCTGCGTAAATACAAGGGCAAAGAGGCTATGGGTAAGATAAGAGAGATAAAGCCCTGGGAACTCAAGAAAAAGGCATGA
- a CDS encoding prepilin peptidase: MEVIQLLEYAFLFALGAVLGSFYNVLVYRIPRGMSIVSPPSSCPHCGAKIRWYDNIPIVSYLLLRGKCRHCGGRISPRYPLVEAFTGLLAVLCRLRFEDIFLSLVFFVFFSILLVASLIDWDTFVLPDTFTLGGLAFGLVVSFFRQDFSLKESLFGAFVGGGFFLLIYLYYTKLRKMEGLGFGDVKLMAFIGSVAGVWGVAYAVFLGSLLGLLYALPIILKNKSLQFALPYGPFLSMGVFLGLLLDLKRFFL, encoded by the coding sequence GTGGAGGTAATTCAACTCTTAGAGTATGCTTTCTTGTTTGCGTTGGGTGCAGTTCTGGGGAGCTTTTACAATGTGCTTGTATACAGAATTCCCAGGGGCATGTCCATAGTCTCACCTCCCTCCAGTTGTCCTCACTGTGGAGCGAAGATAAGATGGTATGACAACATACCCATAGTCTCCTACCTTCTTCTTAGAGGTAAGTGTAGGCACTGCGGAGGTAGGATATCCCCGAGGTATCCCCTTGTGGAGGCTTTCACAGGTCTTCTTGCGGTTCTCTGTAGGCTCAGGTTTGAGGACATTTTTTTAAGTCTTGTCTTTTTTGTGTTTTTCTCCATCCTTCTAGTGGCAAGCCTTATAGACTGGGATACCTTTGTACTTCCAGATACTTTCACACTTGGTGGACTTGCCTTTGGGCTTGTGGTGTCTTTCTTTAGACAAGACTTTAGCCTAAAGGAGAGTCTTTTTGGTGCTTTTGTGGGTGGTGGTTTCTTTCTACTTATATACCTTTACTATACAAAGCTCAGAAAGATGGAGGGGCTTGGCTTTGGAGATGTAAAACTCATGGCTTTTATAGGCTCTGTGGCTGGTGTATGGGGTGTGGCTTATGCGGTCTTTTTGGGGTCTTTGCTTGGTCTTTTGTATGCACTGCCTATAATATTGAAAAACAAAAGCCTGCAGTTTGCCCTCCCTTATGGACCCTTTCTTTCTATGGGTGTGTTCTTGGGTCTTCTTTTAGACCTCAAGAGGTTTTTCCTCTAA
- a CDS encoding aldehyde dehydrogenase family protein — MRTELLLGGEWVSKEEKLPVVYPYTGEVVAEVSKASEEDVYKAIEVAKEGYEKLSALTPYERYEILMRASQLLKQRAEDFAKSLVLEVGKTIREARTEVQRAIQTLIFSAEEARRIGGEVIPIDAHPNGKSKIGFYLRQPVGIVSAITPFNFPLNLSMHKVAPALACGNAVILKPSERTPLTPLMLGEVLLEAGLPPQALSILPGYGDVGKAMTTHPDVRVVSFTGSRKIGEIITRQAGIKKVVLELGSNSAIVLHKDGDLKKAVQKTVLGGYAIAGQVCISVQRVFVHEELFDQFLEELEKAVNGLKVGDPMQEDTDVGPMIGVSEVQRVQEWIDEALHEGAKLITGGVSCGDRVSSVLLPTIVSLVPPNTKLYREEAFAPVVVVNPYKEVEEAIQMVNDSEYGLQVGVFTKDIDIAWEFIRKVQAGGVLINEGPNFRADHMPYGGVKYSGIGREGPRFAIEDYTEIKMVIFDLS; from the coding sequence ATGAGAACGGAGCTTTTACTTGGCGGAGAGTGGGTATCAAAGGAAGAAAAACTGCCGGTGGTATACCCTTACACTGGCGAAGTTGTGGCAGAGGTTTCAAAGGCAAGTGAGGAAGATGTCTATAAGGCTATAGAGGTGGCAAAGGAAGGGTATGAAAAACTTTCTGCTTTGACTCCTTACGAGAGATACGAGATACTCATGAGGGCAAGCCAGCTCCTAAAACAAAGGGCAGAAGACTTTGCCAAAAGCCTTGTGCTTGAGGTGGGAAAAACCATAAGGGAAGCAAGAACAGAGGTTCAAAGAGCCATACAGACCCTTATCTTCTCTGCGGAAGAGGCAAGAAGAATAGGAGGAGAGGTCATTCCCATTGACGCCCATCCTAATGGAAAGAGCAAAATAGGCTTTTACCTTCGCCAGCCTGTAGGCATAGTCTCTGCCATAACACCCTTTAACTTCCCCTTAAACCTTTCCATGCATAAAGTAGCACCAGCCCTTGCCTGCGGAAATGCGGTAATCCTTAAACCCTCAGAGAGGACACCTCTTACTCCCCTTATGCTCGGTGAGGTTCTGCTTGAGGCTGGACTTCCTCCGCAAGCCCTTAGCATTCTGCCTGGCTACGGTGATGTGGGAAAGGCTATGACAACACATCCTGATGTGAGGGTGGTATCTTTTACAGGTAGCAGAAAGATAGGAGAGATAATAACCCGTCAGGCAGGTATAAAAAAAGTGGTGCTTGAGCTTGGGTCAAATTCTGCCATAGTGCTCCACAAGGATGGAGACCTAAAAAAGGCGGTGCAAAAAACTGTCTTGGGAGGATACGCTATAGCGGGTCAGGTTTGCATATCTGTGCAGAGGGTCTTTGTCCACGAGGAGCTTTTTGACCAATTTCTTGAGGAGCTTGAAAAGGCGGTAAATGGGCTTAAGGTGGGAGACCCCATGCAAGAGGACACGGATGTGGGTCCAATGATAGGGGTTTCTGAGGTTCAAAGAGTTCAGGAGTGGATAGATGAAGCTCTTCATGAAGGTGCAAAACTTATAACTGGTGGTGTTTCTTGTGGAGATAGGGTTTCTTCTGTGCTTTTGCCAACGATTGTTTCTCTTGTCCCTCCAAACACAAAACTCTATAGAGAAGAAGCCTTTGCTCCAGTGGTGGTGGTCAACCCCTACAAGGAAGTAGAGGAAGCCATACAGATGGTTAACGATTCAGAGTATGGTCTTCAGGTGGGAGTATTTACCAAAGACATAGACATAGCTTGGGAATTTATAAGGAAGGTTCAAGCGGGTGGAGTGCTTATAAACGAAGGACCTAACTTTAGGGCGGACCATATGCCATACGGCGGTGTTAAATACTCTGGCATAGGTAGAGAAGGACCACGCTTTGCCATAGAAGACTACACGGAGATAAAGATGGTAATTTTTGACCTTTCTTAA
- the tyrS gene encoding tyrosine--tRNA ligase, giving the protein MLSPEEQLKLLKQGTVEIIEEEELLEKLKEGRPLRIKAGFDPTAPDLHLGHTVLLQKLRQFQLLGHEVYFVIGDFTAMIGDPTGRSETRPPLSKEQVLENAKTYEHQVFKVLLPEKTNIVFNSTWLSSLGTEGIIKLAGQYTVARMLERDDFSKRFKEGNPIYIHEFLYPLLQGYDSVFLKADVELGGTDQKFNLLVGRDLQRAFGQKSQVCITMPLLVGLDGVKKMSKSYGNYIGITEEPNHMFGKLMSISDELMWDYYLLLTDYSQEEIEEFKKNLHPMEAKKKLAHYMVSRYHSKESADKALEFFEKTFSQREFPEDAQIIKVPAGYRQRAYEFLFELGIEASKNSARRLIEGGGLKINGQKIQDPNQEIHVSRELRLQAGKKRFYRVIPE; this is encoded by the coding sequence ATGCTTAGCCCAGAGGAGCAACTTAAACTTCTCAAGCAGGGAACTGTAGAGATAATAGAAGAAGAGGAGCTTTTGGAAAAGCTAAAAGAGGGTAGACCGCTTCGCATAAAGGCTGGCTTTGACCCTACCGCTCCAGACCTTCATCTTGGGCATACGGTCCTTCTTCAAAAACTGCGTCAGTTTCAACTCTTGGGGCATGAGGTTTATTTTGTGATAGGTGATTTTACCGCCATGATAGGAGACCCCACAGGAAGAAGTGAGACAAGACCACCTCTCAGTAAGGAGCAGGTCTTAGAAAACGCCAAAACCTACGAGCATCAAGTCTTTAAGGTGCTCCTGCCAGAGAAAACCAACATAGTCTTTAACAGCACCTGGCTTTCTTCTCTTGGAACAGAGGGTATTATAAAGCTGGCAGGTCAATACACAGTGGCGAGGATGTTAGAAAGAGATGACTTTTCAAAAAGGTTTAAAGAGGGTAATCCCATATATATCCATGAGTTTCTGTATCCCCTGCTTCAGGGCTATGATTCTGTTTTCTTAAAGGCGGATGTGGAGCTGGGTGGCACAGACCAGAAGTTTAACTTGCTTGTAGGAAGAGACCTTCAAAGAGCCTTTGGTCAAAAGTCTCAAGTGTGTATAACCATGCCACTTTTGGTGGGTCTTGATGGTGTAAAGAAGATGTCCAAGTCCTATGGCAATTACATAGGCATCACAGAAGAGCCAAACCATATGTTTGGAAAATTGATGTCCATATCCGATGAGCTCATGTGGGATTACTACCTTTTACTTACGGACTACAGCCAAGAGGAGATAGAAGAGTTTAAGAAAAACCTTCATCCAATGGAAGCCAAAAAGAAGCTCGCACACTACATGGTTTCTCGCTATCACTCAAAGGAGAGTGCGGACAAAGCTCTTGAGTTCTTTGAAAAAACCTTTTCTCAAAGAGAGTTTCCAGAGGACGCACAAATTATAAAAGTTCCCGCAGGCTACCGTCAAAGGGCTTATGAGTTTCTCTTTGAGTTGGGTATAGAAGCGTCAAAGAACTCCGCACGCAGGCTCATAGAAGGTGGAGGTCTAAAGATAAACGGTCAAAAGATACAAGACCCAAACCAAGAAATTCATGTTTCTCGGGAGCTAAGACTTCAGGCTGGTAAAAAGAGGTTTTATAGGGTTATTCCTGAGTAG
- a CDS encoding aminotransferase class IV, which translates to MITRTLFFGEGLFETIRWKPSEEKLKLHYRRLSTSAEFLGIPCPSYEEFLRDLQDMAKDGNDLYLKYVLLSKGGENLTDSAQSYGKLVVVKPLKPLPQRVRLCISPYRRHSSDPVCRHKTTSYLFNLLVKKHALSRGFWDAIILNEKGYICETSTANLLFVKGSRLYTPARGNGLLWGTALEFLSRRLEVKEEYIKDPRNYNGIFVLNSLLLCAVVEEFEGEELRIDKEAFEEISCILRACLLPPQGASPPDR; encoded by the coding sequence ATGATAACTCGCACCCTCTTCTTCGGTGAAGGGCTCTTTGAAACCATAAGATGGAAACCCTCAGAGGAAAAGCTGAAACTTCACTACCGAAGACTTAGCACATCTGCGGAGTTTTTAGGAATACCCTGCCCCTCTTATGAGGAGTTTTTGAGAGACCTTCAGGACATGGCAAAGGATGGCAACGACCTCTATTTAAAGTATGTGCTACTCTCAAAGGGAGGGGAGAACCTCACAGACAGTGCCCAGTCTTACGGAAAGCTTGTAGTGGTAAAACCTTTAAAGCCCCTGCCTCAAAGGGTAAGGCTTTGTATTTCACCTTATAGAAGACACTCTTCGGATCCCGTGTGCAGGCACAAGACCACCTCTTATCTTTTTAACCTACTTGTTAAGAAACACGCCCTAAGTAGAGGTTTCTGGGATGCCATAATCCTGAACGAGAAGGGATATATCTGTGAAACCTCAACCGCAAACCTGCTGTTTGTAAAAGGCTCAAGGTTATACACACCCGCAAGGGGGAACGGACTTCTCTGGGGCACTGCCCTTGAATTTTTAAGCAGACGCTTGGAGGTTAAAGAGGAATACATAAAGGACCCAAGGAATTACAACGGCATTTTTGTGCTTAACTCTCTCCTGCTGTGTGCGGTGGTGGAGGAGTTTGAAGGAGAAGAACTGAGGATAGACAAGGAAGCCTTTGAGGAGATTAGCTGTATCCTAAGAGCCTGCCTATTGCCTCCGCAAGGGGCAAGTCCTCCGGATAGGTAA
- a CDS encoding diguanylate cyclase, whose amino-acid sequence MVYNGKIFGFLLMDYSALDLIPEPVLIVDENYQVLFANKKAREVYGNRAETCYGLSHSFSKPCYEYEGHSCPVKNIKELGVEKSGVVHVHKTQEGERYFYVVAQHLPEKGFYVELHIDLFNLMENLKLSGQRTEFLLSGGPVVFFQWKRAEGWPVEFVSLNVSELLGYTAEDFISGRIKYSDLIHPEDLERVAQEVKYHTDKKSSFWIHQDYRLKRKDGEYIWVLDHTVPLFNEKGEIIGYYGYLLDITEKHEQEELFHILAESNPHAVLVYDFQQNRVLYANHRATKLSSYSREELLNLEDPISLIFWKDREKVYENLKKRKEGYRGTISYKLRIITKSERIKWVNLSSTVAYFKGRTVSVITLVDISEEVRRERVLTKLATRDQLTGIFNRRALIHDFERLLFQARRYQTPFSLIIFDMDNFKRLNDTYGHLMGDKALKEVVKAVKKVLRKSDIFGRWGGEEFLVLLPMTLEPYAPAEKIRQTVENCKFCKDLSVTISLGATTYREGDTIDSMISRADEALYRAKEQGKNRVVVI is encoded by the coding sequence TTGGTTTATAATGGAAAAATCTTTGGGTTTTTGCTAATGGACTACTCCGCACTTGACCTTATACCAGAGCCAGTTTTAATAGTGGATGAGAATTACCAAGTTCTCTTTGCTAACAAAAAGGCAAGAGAGGTATACGGTAATAGGGCAGAAACCTGCTATGGGCTTTCTCATTCCTTTTCAAAACCATGTTATGAATACGAGGGACACTCATGCCCAGTCAAAAACATAAAAGAGCTGGGGGTAGAAAAGTCTGGCGTCGTGCATGTTCACAAAACGCAAGAGGGTGAAAGGTATTTTTATGTTGTAGCTCAGCACCTTCCAGAAAAGGGTTTTTATGTGGAGCTTCATATAGACCTCTTTAACCTTATGGAAAATCTAAAGCTCAGTGGTCAGAGGACGGAGTTTCTTCTTTCTGGAGGTCCCGTGGTCTTTTTCCAATGGAAAAGGGCAGAGGGCTGGCCTGTGGAGTTTGTCTCACTTAACGTGTCTGAGCTTTTGGGATATACCGCAGAGGACTTTATATCTGGAAGGATAAAGTATTCAGACCTTATACATCCAGAAGACTTGGAAAGGGTAGCTCAAGAGGTAAAGTATCATACAGACAAGAAATCTTCCTTTTGGATACATCAAGACTATAGGCTCAAAAGAAAAGACGGAGAATACATATGGGTTCTTGACCATACCGTGCCATTATTTAACGAAAAGGGTGAGATAATTGGCTACTATGGATACTTGCTGGATATAACGGAAAAACATGAACAGGAAGAGCTTTTCCATATTCTTGCAGAGTCAAACCCTCATGCGGTGCTGGTCTATGATTTTCAGCAAAACAGAGTTCTCTACGCAAACCACAGGGCAACAAAACTCTCTAGCTATAGCAGAGAAGAATTGTTAAACCTTGAAGACCCCATCAGCCTCATATTTTGGAAAGATAGAGAAAAGGTTTATGAAAATTTGAAGAAAAGGAAAGAAGGATACAGGGGCACTATCAGCTACAAGTTAAGGATTATTACCAAAAGTGAAAGGATAAAATGGGTTAACCTATCTTCAACTGTAGCCTATTTCAAGGGAAGAACTGTTTCTGTCATAACATTGGTAGACATATCAGAAGAAGTAAGAAGAGAAAGAGTACTCACAAAACTCGCCACAAGAGACCAACTTACTGGCATATTTAACAGACGAGCACTTATCCACGATTTTGAGCGTCTTTTATTTCAGGCAAGAAGATACCAAACACCCTTTTCTCTGATAATCTTTGACATGGATAACTTCAAACGCTTAAATGATACATACGGACACCTTATGGGAGACAAGGCTCTGAAAGAAGTGGTTAAGGCGGTAAAAAAGGTCCTAAGAAAAAGCGATATTTTTGGAAGATGGGGTGGTGAAGAGTTCTTGGTGCTTCTTCCTATGACCTTAGAGCCTTATGCACCTGCGGAGAAGATAAGACAGACAGTTGAAAACTGTAAGTTCTGTAAAGATTTGAGCGTAACCATATCTCTGGGAGCAACTACTTACAGGGAAGGTGACACTATAGATAGCATGATTTCAAGGGCGGACGAAGCACTTTACCGAGCAAAAGAGCAGGGGAAAAACAGGGTGGTAGTTATCTAA
- a CDS encoding 4Fe-4S dicluster domain-containing protein, translating to MKRPIMLIDLDRCIGCLSCEVACKQEKGLENFGIRPMKVFRVSGIGDRADAFFLPMNCFHCELAPCVYACPTSAMRKREDGIVYVEELRCIGCKACIIACPYGAIAFNPTTMKVEKCDYCYKRVDAGLLPSCVSKCVTNCLYFVEIEDVPKERHMAKRIDSELYRELFRWRLEEKPLEV from the coding sequence ATGAAAAGACCCATAATGCTAATAGACCTTGACAGGTGCATAGGCTGTCTTTCTTGTGAGGTTGCATGTAAACAAGAAAAGGGGCTTGAGAACTTCGGCATAAGACCCATGAAGGTCTTCAGAGTAAGTGGCATTGGAGACAGGGCGGATGCCTTCTTTCTGCCTATGAACTGCTTTCACTGTGAGCTAGCACCCTGCGTTTATGCCTGCCCTACCTCCGCCATGAGGAAGAGAGAGGACGGCATAGTCTATGTGGAAGAGCTAAGATGCATAGGCTGTAAGGCGTGCATAATTGCCTGTCCCTATGGAGCTATAGCCTTTAATCCTACCACTATGAAGGTGGAAAAGTGTGATTACTGCTACAAAAGGGTGGACGCCGGGCTTTTGCCCTCTTGCGTGTCTAAGTGTGTCACCAACTGTCTGTATTTTGTGGAGATAGAGGATGTGCCAAAAGAAAGACATATGGCAAAAAGGATAGACTCAGAGCTATATAGAGAGCTTTTCCGTTGGAGGTTAGAGGAAAAACCTCTTGAGGTCTAA
- the purE gene encoding 5-(carboxyamino)imidazole ribonucleotide mutase — protein MKSPLVGIIMGSLSDWEWLKPAYEVLLQFEVPCEVRVVSAHRTPEAMYEYAKTARERGIEVIIAGAGGSAHLPGMTASMTTLPVIGVPVPSKHLSGVDSLYSIVQMPAGIPVATVGIGNGTNAGLLAVRILSIKYPELEEKLRDYEASLRQKVKEMNEKLKEQLS, from the coding sequence ATGAAAAGTCCTTTGGTGGGCATAATAATGGGTAGTCTTTCTGACTGGGAGTGGCTAAAGCCCGCTTACGAAGTCCTTCTGCAGTTTGAAGTCCCCTGCGAGGTTAGAGTTGTGTCCGCCCACAGAACGCCAGAAGCCATGTATGAGTATGCAAAGACCGCAAGAGAAAGAGGTATAGAGGTGATAATAGCGGGTGCGGGAGGCTCTGCACATCTCCCGGGCATGACCGCCAGCATGACCACACTGCCAGTAATAGGCGTCCCCGTGCCTTCTAAACATCTAAGCGGTGTGGACTCCCTTTACTCTATAGTGCAGATGCCAGCAGGCATCCCTGTGGCAACTGTAGGCATAGGTAATGGCACAAACGCAGGACTTCTTGCAGTAAGGATACTCTCCATAAAATACCCAGAGCTTGAGGAAAAACTAAGAGACTACGAGGCATCCTTAAGGCAAAAGGTCAAAGAAATGAACGAGAAGCTAAAAGAACAACTCTCTTAG